The Palleronia sp. THAF1 genome contains the following window.
GGGCAGGGCGCGTGGCTCATTCGGGCCCATGGTTCGCGGACGCCACTGAATACCCGCGCCACGCGCAGCCGCGAGACTGAAACGGGGTACCTGCCGGTGCATATGTTCGAAGGCGCCGCGCGTCGGGCACTGTCATCGGCCTCGCTGGACTACGGACGCACCAATTCGCTGCGCTGCTCGCTTCACGAATACCGGATGCTGGCGTCGGGCAAGGTCGACTGGGTGCTGTCGGCGCAATCCAAACCGTGGGATCATCTGGCGGGGCAGCTGATCGTCACCGAGGCGGGCGGCGCCTGCGGCACGCTATCCGGCGGGCCCTACGATCCGACCGATGGCAACACGCCCCTGCTCGCCGCATCCTCCCTGGTACGGCTGGACACGCTGCGGGCCGAGTTGAACGGGGCCATTGGCACATGACCGGCCCGGTGTTGAAGGACGAGACCGGCGCGCAACGGCTGCTGGGCTATATGCTGGACTTGTCCGACCCGGCGCAGGGCACTGTGACGCTGACGGTGTTGCCAGAGCACACGAACCGCACCGGGCGGTTGCATGGGGGCATTGTGGCGGCGCTGCTGGACTCAGCCATGGGCGGTGCGGCGTCCCTGGCTTGGGATGACGGAGGTCACTACCCGGTCGTGACCATCTCGATGACCGTCAACTACATCGCGTCCGGGGCCGAGGGGGAGCATTTGACCGCGACCGGCCACGTCACGGGCGGCGGACGCAAGATTAAGTTCTGCGATGGGCGGCTTGAAGCCAAAGGTGGCCGCCTGATCGCCACCGCGACAGGCACGTTTAAATCGGTGGCTCCGCGATGACCGGCACACGCACCGATTACCGGGTGTTCCGAACCTTGCCGACACGCTGGTTCGACAACGACATTTATGGCCATCTGAACAATACCGTTCATTATCAACTGTTCGACACTGCGGTGAACGCCCATCTGATGGACGCGGCCGTGCTGGACCCGGCAGGCGGCGAGACGGTCTTCCTCGTGATCGAGTCTGGCTGCCGCTATCACGCCCCGCTTGCCTTCCCGCAAACTGTCACCGCCGGACTGCGCGTCGCCCACCTTGGCACCAGCGCCGTGCGCTATGAGATCGGGCTGTTCGGCGGAGATGAAGACACGGCTGCGGCAGAAGGGTTCTTCGTTCACGTCAACGTGGACCGTATCAAGCGCACAAAGGCCCCGATCCCCGACGCAACCCGCGATGTGCTGAACGCGTTGCGCCCCGCCTGATCACTCGGCGGGTTTGCTGTCCGGCCTGTCGGGCGCGTGAATTTCCACCCGGTCGATCCGCTCGCGCGCGAAGCCCATGCCCAATGACACGACCATCAGCGACACCATGACGAAGATCGGCAAGCCGACGACCGTGATGACCTGCCGCAAAGCCTCCAACGCCTGATCGCCCGCCAGCAGCATCAGAACACCCGCGACCGCGCCTTCCGACACCCCCCAAAACACGCGTTGCCGGGTGGGACCGGCTTCCGCCTCTCCCGAACACAGCATGTCAACGACCAGCGACGCCGAATCCGAGGAGGTCGCGAAGAAGATCGCAACGATCACGACACCAAGGCCTTGCAGGAACGTCGTTGCCGGGA
Protein-coding sequences here:
- a CDS encoding inositol monophosphatase family protein encodes the protein MDQTTADALVQAVRDVARAEILPRFRALGADDIDVKSHAEDLVTVADRAAEVALTDRVLNLIPDAAVVGEEAVADDPAILQRLHSDGTVVVIDPIDGTWNYAAGLAMFGVILAVRQGGRTVMGLLYDAILDDWQIAIEGQGAWLIRAHGSRTPLNTRATRSRETETGYLPVHMFEGAARRALSSASLDYGRTNSLRCSLHEYRMLASGKVDWVLSAQSKPWDHLAGQLIVTEAGGACGTLSGGPYDPTDGNTPLLAASSLVRLDTLRAELNGAIGT
- a CDS encoding PaaI family thioesterase → MTGPVLKDETGAQRLLGYMLDLSDPAQGTVTLTVLPEHTNRTGRLHGGIVAALLDSAMGGAASLAWDDGGHYPVVTISMTVNYIASGAEGEHLTATGHVTGGGRKIKFCDGRLEAKGGRLIATATGTFKSVAPR
- a CDS encoding acyl-CoA thioesterase, which encodes MTGTRTDYRVFRTLPTRWFDNDIYGHLNNTVHYQLFDTAVNAHLMDAAVLDPAGGETVFLVIESGCRYHAPLAFPQTVTAGLRVAHLGTSAVRYEIGLFGGDEDTAAAEGFFVHVNVDRIKRTKAPIPDATRDVLNALRPA